The genomic segment GAATTAGTCATCTCAACAAAGGCTGGGTATTTAATGTGGCCAGGACCTTATGGTGAATGGGGCTCCAGAAAATATCTTCTATCCAGTTTAGATCAGAGTTTGACCCGAATGGGCCTTGATTATGTGGATATATTCTATTCTCACCGATTTGATCCCAATACTCCACTGGAAGAGACAATGGGTGCTTTGGCTACAGCAGTAAAGCAGGGCAAGGCTCTTTATGCTGGTATTTCATCCTATTCTGCGGAAAAAACTCTGGAGGCTTCACGTATTCTTAAAAATTTGGGTGTTCCTGTTCTTATTCATCAGCCTTCCTACTCGATGTTGAACCGCTGGGTTGAAGAACAACTGCTCGATACTCTTCTTTCTGAAGGGATTGGATGCATACCTTTTACACCTCTGGCACAGGGGCTTTTAACAGATAAATATCTGAATGGGATTCCCGCTGATTCAAGAGCATTAAAAGCTGCTAGTTTTAATAAGGATAAGTTTTTAAGCGAATCCAATCTGGAACATATAAAAAAGCTCAATAAACTAGCAGAAAACCGCGGTCAGAGTCTTGCACAAATGGCTCTCGCGTGGATTGCTCGGCAACCGGCAATCACAACTGTACTGATCGGTGCCAGTAAGCCTGAACAGATAATTGAGAACATAAAGGCCTTTGAAAATATTGATTTTACAGACGAAGAATTGAAGGCAATAGATTCATATGCTGTTGATGGAGGAGTTAACCTCTGGGCGCAGTCCAGTCAATTTTAATTAATTCCAAATTTTTTCATAGCTTTTATTGCTGGGCCACATCAGGGCGATTTCTGGAATTATTAAATTGGCCGTCATTCCAGTTCGATTCCCGCTCTATCAAAAAAAAAGAGACTGTCCAGCAAGCTGTAATAGATTCTACCAATGCTGATTTACAGCATTGGTGGTTATTTTGGTAAGGCCTCAGGGTGGTGGGACGGGAATCGTACCCGCAACGGGATTCTATTTGGCATTATAAGGATCAGATAAATATTTAGTAAATAAGTAGATAGGGGAAAATAAAAGATAGATAGGATAAATGGGAATGGGGGAGGTTTTCCTGCTTATTAGAGGATTCTTATCCCCTTATTTCTTTGTATACCGGATAAAGGTATTCTTGTAATTTCTCCATAATTAAAGAGAAATCGATCTG from the Oceanispirochaeta sp. genome contains:
- a CDS encoding aldo/keto reductase, which produces MSTKAGYLMWPGPYGEWGSRKYLLSSLDQSLTRMGLDYVDIFYSHRFDPNTPLEETMGALATAVKQGKALYAGISSYSAEKTLEASRILKNLGVPVLIHQPSYSMLNRWVEEQLLDTLLSEGIGCIPFTPLAQGLLTDKYLNGIPADSRALKAASFNKDKFLSESNLEHIKKLNKLAENRGQSLAQMALAWIARQPAITTVLIGASKPEQIIENIKAFENIDFTDEELKAIDSYAVDGGVNLWAQSSQF